Proteins encoded by one window of Fischerella sp. PCC 9605:
- a CDS encoding TAXI family TRAP transporter solute-binding subunit, whose protein sequence is MSEVSGRQVRAKRLFDLPVVFVKSIRRPRGIFLTFSCLASSILVPILSSCSFQPTSVTLSSGPAGGYYNRMAEQISNSTETTVGIKIRNLDSRGSEENLERLFKRQVDFALVQLDVANQAMQQGKVQAVAVVANEYVQIITIKKSGLQTFADIQGKRVAVGTPGSGIRFTTSQLINADKLTIQKDDSDLNAAFQKLNAGQVDALAYVGSLIASKNIRQNFVNNPNLKVLPIEPELINNLTILNPDSYQRAILPSGTYTSRPPIPDKQIPTLSTATVLVTRPDTDQEKVKQVTWSILSTARTYSQFYPELQNGKASELLRKGLFYVHPAAEEVFEEGDPSGVIIRYWKNNPDLQSGVFILVTTSFLGLMIQQWRRRSSQKMLNITNSRISQLKNLLAESPQQALRAIEDLSQEHRLIFIDGIVTTEVYEQLQQKTQTFANECRLQLEQQRKKFVMDTLLLVDEWQATLQTNPEVALQNLGQLKQHYRDMLLADQVDIEAYIELMELTLISIMTLMPRKNDFPQAF, encoded by the coding sequence ATGTCTGAAGTGTCTGGTAGGCAAGTCAGGGCAAAGCGATTATTTGACTTGCCAGTAGTATTTGTGAAATCAATCCGTCGTCCTAGAGGAATTTTTCTTACTTTTAGCTGTTTAGCAAGTAGTATTCTTGTCCCGATTCTGAGCAGTTGCAGTTTCCAGCCGACCAGTGTGACTCTTTCTAGCGGCCCTGCTGGTGGATACTACAACCGCATGGCTGAACAAATTAGTAATTCTACTGAGACTACAGTTGGAATAAAGATTCGCAACCTAGATTCTCGGGGTTCAGAAGAAAACTTGGAACGTTTGTTCAAACGTCAAGTTGACTTTGCTCTGGTACAGTTGGATGTTGCTAATCAGGCAATGCAACAGGGAAAAGTCCAAGCAGTGGCAGTGGTAGCAAATGAGTATGTGCAAATTATCACCATCAAAAAATCAGGATTGCAAACCTTTGCCGATATTCAGGGAAAGCGAGTAGCTGTCGGTACACCCGGTAGTGGAATTCGCTTCACTACTAGCCAACTTATCAATGCAGATAAGTTGACAATTCAAAAAGATGATTCCGATTTGAACGCAGCATTCCAAAAACTCAATGCTGGACAGGTAGATGCACTCGCTTACGTGGGAAGTTTGATCGCGAGTAAAAATATACGTCAAAATTTTGTCAATAATCCAAATTTAAAAGTTCTCCCCATTGAACCAGAGTTGATAAACAACCTGACTATTCTTAACCCTGATTCCTACCAACGTGCAATTCTGCCAAGTGGTACTTACACATCACGTCCACCAATTCCAGACAAACAGATACCTACTCTATCTACAGCTACAGTTTTGGTAACTCGTCCCGATACAGATCAGGAGAAGGTAAAACAAGTAACTTGGTCAATTCTCTCTACTGCACGAACCTACTCTCAGTTTTACCCAGAACTTCAGAATGGTAAAGCTAGCGAACTACTGCGAAAAGGGCTATTTTACGTACACCCCGCAGCAGAGGAAGTGTTTGAGGAAGGCGACCCCAGTGGAGTAATAATTCGTTATTGGAAAAATAATCCAGACTTGCAATCTGGGGTATTCATTCTGGTGACAACGAGCTTTCTGGGATTAATGATACAACAGTGGCGTAGGCGATCATCTCAGAAGATGCTTAACATAACTAATAGCCGTATTAGTCAACTCAAGAATTTGTTGGCAGAAAGCCCCCAACAAGCATTAAGAGCAATTGAAGACTTAAGCCAGGAGCATCGACTGATATTTATTGATGGCATAGTGACAACAGAAGTATACGAGCAACTGCAACAAAAAACACAGACTTTTGCTAACGAGTGTCGTTTACAGTTGGAACAACAGCGCAAAAAATTTGTGATGGATACCCTATTGCTAGTGGACGAATGGCAAGCAACCTTGCAAACTAACCCAGAGGTTGCTTTGCAGAATTTGGGTCAACTAAAGCAGCACTATCGAGATATGCTGCTAGCTGATCAAGTGGATATTGAGGCATATATAGAATTGATGGAGTTAACTCTAATTTCAATCATGACTCTTATGCCAAGAAAAAACGACTTTCCGCAAGCTTTTTAA
- the aroB gene encoding 3-dehydroquinate synthase produces MVSAIKVNLPQQSYDIAIAPGSLDQLGDRMATLKLGKKVLLVSNPNVFQFYGERAIASLKAAGFEVASYILPDGENYKTLESVQKIYDAALENRLERSATMVALGGGVIGDMTGFAAATWLRGINFVQVPTTLLAMVDAAIGGKTGVNHPQGKNLIGAFNQPRLVLIDPEVLKTLPVREFRAGMAEVIKYGVIWDAQLFDELEASQRLDEMEYLIPPALLNKEGYNSPTPLSKGGEGGSSLMDSILTRSCQAKADVVSKDEKEAGLRAILNYGHTIGHAVESLTGYTQVLHGEAVAIGMVAAGQIAVELGMWTQEETQRQDALIEKAGLPTQLPSGLDIEAIIEALQIDKKVKAGKVRFVLPTQIGVVTVTDQVPADIIRQVLRGM; encoded by the coding sequence ATGGTTTCTGCGATCAAAGTAAATCTACCGCAGCAATCTTATGATATTGCGATCGCACCTGGTAGCTTAGATCAACTGGGCGATCGCATGGCGACTTTGAAGCTAGGTAAGAAGGTACTGCTGGTTTCTAACCCAAACGTTTTTCAATTTTATGGCGAAAGAGCGATCGCATCACTAAAAGCCGCTGGTTTTGAAGTTGCCAGCTACATCCTGCCTGATGGGGAAAACTACAAAACCTTGGAATCTGTACAAAAAATCTACGATGCAGCCCTAGAAAATCGCTTAGAACGCTCCGCCACGATGGTAGCTTTGGGAGGTGGAGTCATTGGCGATATGACGGGTTTTGCAGCGGCGACTTGGCTGCGTGGGATCAACTTTGTGCAAGTACCCACCACCCTTTTAGCGATGGTGGATGCAGCAATTGGTGGCAAAACAGGCGTGAACCATCCCCAAGGCAAAAACTTGATTGGGGCATTTAATCAACCGCGACTGGTATTAATTGACCCAGAAGTGTTGAAAACGCTACCCGTCCGAGAGTTTCGTGCTGGCATGGCGGAGGTGATCAAGTACGGCGTCATTTGGGATGCCCAGTTGTTTGACGAGTTGGAAGCGAGTCAGCGCCTGGATGAAATGGAATATTTGATCCCCCCAGCCCTCCTTAATAAGGAGGGCTATAACTCTCCTACCCCCCTTTCCAAGGGGGGCGAGGGGGGATCTTCACTCATGGACAGCATATTAACTCGCTCGTGTCAAGCTAAAGCCGATGTCGTCAGCAAAGATGAAAAAGAAGCGGGACTGCGGGCGATACTCAACTACGGACACACCATTGGTCATGCCGTGGAAAGTTTGACGGGTTATACACAAGTGCTACACGGTGAAGCCGTTGCCATTGGCATGGTAGCAGCAGGACAGATAGCTGTGGAACTGGGGATGTGGACGCAGGAAGAGACACAACGGCAAGATGCCCTCATTGAAAAAGCAGGTTTACCGACTCAGTTACCCAGTGGTTTAGACATAGAAGCGATTATTGAGGCGTTGCAGATCGATAAGAAGGTGAAAGCTGGTAAAGTTAGGTTTGTGTTGCCAACGCAAATCGGTGTAGTGACAGTGACAGACCAAGTACCAGCAGATATCATCCGGCAGGTGTTGCGAGGGATGTAA
- the bioB gene encoding biotin synthase BioB has product MGIRYDWQEAEIRAIYSTPLLELIYQAASAHRQYHNPKQIQVCKLISIKTGACPEDCSYCAQSSRYKTEVKPQALLDKETVVNIAQQAKQSGVSRVCMGAAWREVRDNSQFDQVLDMVKEVTALGLEVCCTLGMLTELQAKRLEEAGLYAYNHNLDTSRDYYNTIITTRTYDDRLNTIKNVRQTNVTVCSGGILGLGESVEDRIGMLYTLANLHPHPESVPINILSQVKGTPLENQPDVPIWDVVRMIATARIIMPASDVRLSAGRAKLSHVEQALCFLAGANSIFSSDNGHMLTVTTPCPGYNADQEMLNLLGLEMRPAFVGQEKLTAL; this is encoded by the coding sequence GTGGGAATACGTTACGATTGGCAAGAAGCAGAAATCAGAGCTATATATAGTACACCTTTGCTAGAGCTAATTTATCAAGCTGCTAGCGCGCATCGTCAGTATCACAACCCAAAACAAATTCAAGTTTGTAAGCTCATCTCCATTAAAACAGGAGCTTGTCCAGAAGATTGTAGCTACTGCGCTCAATCTTCTCGCTACAAAACAGAAGTCAAACCACAAGCACTCTTGGATAAAGAAACAGTAGTTAATATTGCTCAGCAAGCAAAACAAAGCGGTGTCAGTCGCGTCTGTATGGGTGCTGCTTGGCGAGAAGTAAGGGATAACTCGCAATTTGACCAAGTGCTGGACATGGTTAAGGAAGTGACAGCATTGGGGTTAGAGGTATGCTGCACTCTGGGAATGCTGACAGAACTACAGGCCAAGCGTTTGGAAGAGGCGGGACTTTACGCCTACAACCATAATTTGGATACTTCACGGGACTATTACAACACAATCATTACCACCAGAACTTATGACGATCGCTTGAACACAATTAAAAATGTCCGGCAGACAAACGTCACCGTCTGTTCTGGCGGTATCCTAGGCTTGGGTGAAAGTGTCGAAGACCGGATCGGGATGCTGTACACTCTGGCAAACCTGCATCCGCATCCAGAATCCGTACCAATTAACATTCTCTCCCAAGTTAAAGGTACACCCCTAGAGAATCAACCAGATGTTCCTATTTGGGATGTCGTGCGGATGATAGCCACTGCACGCATAATTATGCCAGCTTCTGATGTGCGCTTGAGTGCAGGCAGGGCAAAACTTTCTCACGTTGAGCAAGCTTTATGCTTCTTAGCAGGAGCAAATTCTATCTTTTCCAGCGATAACGGACACATGTTAACCGTCACCACTCCCTGTCCTGGCTATAACGCTGACCAGGAAATGCTGAATCTACTTGGTTTAGAGATGCGTCCGGCGTTTGTTGGTCAGGAGAAGCTGACAGCTTTATAA
- a CDS encoding ribonuclease Z, whose amino-acid sequence MQITFLGTSSGVPTRSRNVSSVALRLPQRAELWLFDCGEGTQHQLLRSDLKSSQLSRIFITHMHGDHIFGLMGLLASCGLAGNVERIDIYGPPGLNEYLQSALRYSHTHFSYPVKVHTNRPGVIYEDDEFSVTCDFLHHRVTTFGYRVAEKDRAGRFDIEKAKAMQIPPGRVYGQLKRGETVTLPDGRVFDGTDFCGPTEIGRKITYCTDTIYSDSAVELARDADVLIHEATFAHQDADMAFQRLHSTSTMAAQTALAAGAHRLIMTHFSPRYAPGNSIELKDLLKEARAIFPHTDMAYDFMTYEVPRRREVELTQTSASK is encoded by the coding sequence GTGCAGATAACATTCTTAGGGACGAGTTCCGGTGTACCGACGCGATCGCGCAATGTATCCAGTGTCGCTCTGAGATTACCGCAACGAGCAGAGTTGTGGTTATTTGACTGTGGCGAAGGCACCCAGCACCAACTTTTACGCAGCGACCTCAAAAGCAGTCAACTCTCCCGAATTTTTATTACCCACATGCACGGCGACCATATCTTTGGATTAATGGGTCTTCTTGCCAGTTGTGGTTTGGCAGGTAATGTCGAACGCATTGATATCTACGGCCCACCCGGATTAAACGAATACCTGCAATCAGCCTTGCGCTACTCCCATACACACTTTTCTTATCCTGTTAAAGTTCATACCAATCGTCCAGGTGTAATTTACGAAGACGATGAATTTAGCGTCACCTGCGATTTCTTGCATCACCGCGTCACTACCTTCGGCTACCGTGTAGCAGAAAAAGATCGAGCCGGACGTTTTGATATTGAAAAGGCCAAAGCCATGCAGATTCCACCCGGCCGAGTTTACGGTCAACTTAAACGTGGTGAAACCGTGACTTTACCTGATGGAAGAGTGTTTGATGGCACAGATTTTTGCGGGCCGACAGAAATTGGACGCAAGATAACCTATTGTACAGACACAATTTATAGTGACAGTGCAGTGGAATTAGCACGGGATGCAGATGTGCTAATTCACGAAGCAACCTTTGCTCACCAAGATGCAGATATGGCTTTTCAGCGGTTGCACTCCACCTCCACAATGGCAGCGCAAACAGCTTTAGCTGCTGGGGCACATCGCCTGATTATGACTCATTTTAGTCCCCGCTATGCTCCTGGAAATTCCATCGAGTTAAAAGATTTGCTTAAAGAAGCCCGTGCTATTTTCCCTCATACAGATATGGCTTATGATTTTATGACTTATGAAGTACCTAGGCGACGAGAAGTGGAATTAACCCAAACAAGTGCCTCAAAATAA
- a CDS encoding DUF928 domain-containing protein, which produces MMTRQKWLLHKIFNPKILTICALTITLSLTQATLAAYKPPSDQKPPSGYTDSSGIRGRCKTIGTGSLTLLAPVTHVGQTTSVHPTFAWFVAHHQRMPMEFSLYEFDNNDQPHKLIYKSQLQSSPGIMKLSLPQEQPGLSVGQKYLWQVEILCNRNRPSRNLLARTEIEVVAIPASLKDALNHEQDRTQRATLYAEAGMWYDALSEALNPSNTGELGKAAANLIQDLANLEQSPNSGDLSQIALGEN; this is translated from the coding sequence ATGATGACTCGCCAAAAGTGGCTCTTGCACAAAATTTTTAATCCTAAGATTTTAACAATTTGTGCTTTGACCATTACGCTCTCATTAACTCAGGCGACGTTAGCCGCATATAAGCCACCCAGCGATCAAAAACCACCAAGTGGCTATACAGACTCATCAGGAATTAGAGGCAGATGCAAAACCATTGGTACTGGTTCGTTAACCCTACTTGCCCCTGTTACACACGTTGGGCAAACTACTTCAGTTCATCCCACCTTCGCTTGGTTTGTAGCCCACCACCAAAGGATGCCGATGGAATTCTCTCTCTATGAGTTTGATAACAACGATCAACCCCACAAGCTAATTTACAAGTCACAGTTGCAGAGTTCACCAGGGATTATGAAATTATCCTTACCACAGGAGCAACCTGGTTTAAGCGTTGGTCAAAAATATTTATGGCAAGTAGAAATTTTATGTAACCGTAACCGCCCATCGCGTAATTTACTGGCAAGGACAGAAATTGAAGTTGTGGCAATACCAGCGAGTTTAAAAGATGCACTCAATCATGAGCAAGACCGCACTCAAAGAGCTACTCTCTATGCTGAGGCTGGTATGTGGTACGATGCCCTGAGTGAAGCATTAAATCCCAGTAACACAGGAGAATTGGGAAAAGCAGCGGCTAATTTGATACAAGACCTGGCTAACTTGGAACAATCACCGAACAGTGGGGATTTATCTCAAATTGCTTTGGGTGAAAATTAA
- the petL gene encoding cytochrome b6-f complex subunit PetL: protein MFAVVSYVVFLAIFLGIAVGLLFGLRAAKIL, encoded by the coding sequence ATGTTCGCTGTAGTATCTTATGTCGTCTTCTTGGCTATATTCTTGGGCATCGCTGTCGGTTTGCTGTTTGGTTTGCGTGCTGCCAAGATTCTTTAA
- a CDS encoding CHASE2 domain-containing protein, producing the protein MQAEFWERVKEELAIWRVGGLPGIAVIGLVIVTRLSGSMQPLEWLTFDNLLRLRPTETIDERIVVVGINEEDIRSVGKYPIPDREIAALLRKLNSLAPRVIGLDIIRDLPVEPGHAELVGAFEDIKNLIAIEKVLPEEIAPPPALPSEQVCFADQIIDADGKLRRSLLATPTKREYKLSLSICLAKAYLANQGFSLENGIRDPEAMRFGNTELPRFLPNSGGYVRTDAGGVQVLLNFRSGPERFRILSLNQIKTGKFQPEWIRDRIVIVGVTAPSVKDFITTSAVISTKPASGRIYGVEVQAHAVSAIVSAVLDSRPLLNTWADEWEYVWIVGWGLLGIIFARLTNSPFRNLFAVATASTILIVASYLLLLFWGWWVPLVPAMLVLVLNGVGMTALYQYDQALRSRIEARQALIERTFETIHNGPLQTLAKALKRVREQDMPPEELLPALEKELEKLNHELRGIYEFLQREPLTQDRSLYLGSGLLLNLHDPIHTVLYQVYDHTLEREFPCFSTLRVKIVTFDPIDDRHLSIEQKRGLCRFLEEALCNVGKHATGVTRLEVSCTQNEGWYTLRIIDDGSGSISTREGRGTQQFRNLARQLKGKFARSSLSPRGTLCELSWPISKFGFW; encoded by the coding sequence ATGCAGGCTGAATTTTGGGAAAGAGTCAAAGAGGAATTAGCCATTTGGCGTGTGGGTGGATTACCAGGTATAGCGGTGATTGGACTGGTAATAGTTACTCGTTTAAGTGGTTCCATGCAGCCTCTAGAATGGCTAACCTTTGATAATTTGCTGCGTCTGCGTCCCACCGAAACTATTGACGAACGCATTGTGGTTGTGGGAATCAATGAAGAAGATATCCGCAGTGTGGGAAAGTATCCCATACCAGACCGAGAAATTGCAGCACTGCTGAGGAAATTAAATTCTCTCGCCCCCAGAGTTATTGGTCTTGATATTATTAGAGATTTACCTGTTGAACCTGGTCATGCTGAACTTGTCGGTGCGTTTGAGGATATCAAAAATTTAATTGCTATTGAAAAAGTTTTACCTGAAGAAATCGCTCCCCCACCAGCATTACCTTCCGAACAAGTTTGTTTTGCAGACCAAATTATCGATGCTGACGGGAAATTGCGGCGTAGCTTGTTAGCAACGCCTACAAAAAGAGAATACAAGTTATCTTTGTCTATTTGTTTGGCAAAGGCTTACTTAGCTAATCAAGGTTTTAGCTTAGAAAATGGTATTCGCGACCCTGAGGCGATGAGGTTCGGCAATACTGAACTACCTCGGTTTTTACCTAACTCTGGAGGGTATGTCAGAACCGATGCTGGTGGGGTACAGGTATTACTTAATTTTCGTAGTGGTCCAGAAAGATTCAGGATTTTATCTTTAAATCAAATTAAAACTGGGAAATTTCAGCCGGAGTGGATACGCGATCGCATTGTGATTGTGGGGGTAACTGCGCCCAGCGTCAAAGATTTTATCACTACTTCCGCAGTTATATCTACTAAACCTGCCAGCGGGCGCATTTATGGAGTGGAAGTTCAAGCACACGCAGTTTCAGCGATTGTCAGTGCTGTACTTGACTCCAGACCACTTTTAAACACTTGGGCAGACGAATGGGAATACGTATGGATCGTAGGCTGGGGCCTGTTGGGAATTATTTTCGCCAGACTCACCAACTCTCCATTTCGGAATCTTTTCGCTGTTGCTACTGCCAGCACAATTTTAATAGTCGCTAGCTATTTACTTCTGTTGTTTTGGGGTTGGTGGGTGCCATTAGTGCCAGCAATGCTTGTGTTGGTGTTAAATGGTGTTGGGATGACTGCTTTATATCAATATGACCAAGCACTGCGTTCTAGAATTGAAGCTCGTCAAGCCCTGATTGAACGTACCTTTGAAACAATTCATAACGGACCCTTGCAAACTCTGGCAAAAGCATTGAAGCGGGTTCGAGAACAGGATATGCCGCCAGAAGAATTACTGCCAGCATTAGAAAAAGAACTGGAAAAATTGAATCATGAACTACGGGGAATATATGAATTTTTACAACGAGAACCTCTAACTCAAGATAGAAGTCTTTATTTAGGAAGTGGTCTACTGCTGAATTTGCACGATCCTATTCATACAGTGCTTTATCAAGTTTATGACCATACATTAGAGCGAGAATTTCCATGCTTTAGCACTCTCAGAGTGAAAATAGTTACATTTGATCCGATTGACGATCGCCATCTGAGTATTGAACAAAAACGCGGACTCTGCCGATTTTTAGAAGAAGCTTTGTGTAATGTTGGTAAACACGCCACTGGTGTAACCCGTCTAGAAGTAAGTTGCACTCAAAACGAAGGGTGGTACACTCTCAGAATTATTGATGACGGTTCAGGCAGCATCTCCACCCGCGAAGGTAGAGGAACACAGCAGTTTAGAAATTTAGCCAGACAACTAAAAGGAAAATTTGCGCGATCGTCTCTTTCTCCTAGAGGTACTCTTTGTGAATTGTCTTGGCCTATATCAAAATTCGGTTTTTGGTAA
- a CDS encoding response regulator transcription factor, whose protein sequence is MKQVLSGKALLKILVIDDHESVLGGTIEVLRKKYADAEFITAVTAQQALNQVASMQPELVVMDLSLPESLGKMARPDTGVKLLRNLMKNHPTLNIVVQSAHVRTLVRLRPDIDVHKGGFTVADKSLSSQEMLTRVDWALQGLTHTKDIKGIHSGLEVKPEWLRVLTLAFEEGLTDKAIAERMCVGERMVRHYWSKLQDALDVYPEDGKNMRIQTEMRAREEGLID, encoded by the coding sequence ATGAAACAAGTTTTATCAGGAAAAGCATTGTTAAAAATTTTGGTAATTGATGACCATGAATCAGTTTTAGGTGGAACGATAGAAGTACTGCGAAAGAAATATGCAGATGCTGAATTTATTACAGCTGTCACAGCCCAGCAAGCTCTCAATCAAGTAGCGAGTATGCAGCCTGAACTTGTGGTTATGGATCTGTCTCTACCAGAGAGCCTTGGAAAAATGGCACGACCTGACACGGGTGTTAAATTACTCAGAAATTTAATGAAAAACCATCCAACTCTCAACATTGTAGTCCAAAGTGCTCATGTCAGAACATTAGTGCGGCTTAGACCTGATATTGATGTTCATAAAGGAGGTTTTACAGTTGCGGATAAAAGTCTTTCTAGTCAGGAAATGTTGACCAGAGTAGATTGGGCATTACAAGGATTAACTCATACAAAAGATATCAAGGGAATTCATTCTGGATTAGAGGTAAAACCAGAGTGGTTGAGGGTGTTAACTCTCGCATTTGAAGAGGGGTTAACAGATAAGGCAATTGCGGAGCGAATGTGTGTTGGCGAACGCATGGTGCGCCATTACTGGAGCAAACTACAAGACGCTTTAGACGTTTATCCTGAAGACGGAAAAAATATGCGAATTCAAACGGAAATGCGAGCTAGAGAAGAAGGGTTAATTGATTAG
- a CDS encoding CHAT domain-containing protein, whose amino-acid sequence MLSRHRTSSVGRLLQFLFVCSFTCSLFIGHLPLSPWQRIFRGNVTAQTIVKNSHNPSRLVSSDDTNQRLYQGIKKYKKGDFTNAIAPWQTTLNTSKQNDNNVSKTSIIENLTRLYQEIGKTEEEIAYWEEAIAYYSQAHEWLNVGQMLTQQAQAYNSLGKPNQAMLLSQSALQIARIYNDDGLEAAALVSRGEAYRLEGNYKQAITDLQSSIKIAVEIHNLTYHASALNKLGNTYINLAQLGYSRAKSTADAGDHDEAEIWKKQALENDLLALQYFQKSLEIARQRQDKLSEIRLLISSIPPTHRIKKSHLVTTKLQLALLLLERLPNSPSKVYAAIQLAHFLQSLPSKATFSLTECPTPQRESQALDLLNRAVSIAQDLQDDRALSFAFGYLGHIYECRQDYKQALKLTHQAQQAAEKQLNTQDSFYLWDWQVGRILRAQNRVDEAIAAYEQAVANLENIHTQIVVANPDLQPDPRDTLERIYRELIALKLSVDNPETASSHLNSAIASLDALKLAELRNYFRNDFVVRTVNQDKANLLGSNTLTAVFWSIIFEDRTAIIVCLPNGEVKLKWINLNNQSLKDEINKFRIGLERRSDIIYNRREAQKLYDWIVRPFTDDLDSLQVKTLVFIPDGILRSVPMAALHDGKRFLIEKYAIASTPSMSLTDPFKAKPEKLRALAVGLTEDAMVDGREYQALTNVKQEINQVLTLIPGSKQLLDRNFTRDRLQAELQQTVYPIIHIATHGEFGIVPEDTFLVTGNNHKLTINDLYSIVNNAVSNVNSVDLLSLTACETARGDDRATLGLASVAVVAGVKSTLASLWSVNDAATVILVTKFYEYWHNQGASKAEALQRAQQELIALGKKYAHPYYWAPFILLGNWL is encoded by the coding sequence ATGCTAAGCAGACATCGGACATCGAGTGTCGGTCGCTTATTGCAATTTTTATTTGTGTGCAGTTTTACTTGTAGCTTGTTTATAGGACATTTGCCATTATCACCTTGGCAAAGAATATTTAGAGGAAATGTAACCGCACAAACAATAGTAAAAAATAGCCACAACCCTAGCCGATTGGTTTCGTCTGATGACACTAATCAACGACTATATCAAGGTATTAAAAAATACAAAAAAGGAGATTTCACAAATGCGATCGCTCCCTGGCAAACAACTTTGAATACATCTAAACAAAATGACAATAACGTCAGCAAGACGAGTATAATTGAGAACTTGACGAGATTATATCAAGAGATAGGCAAGACAGAGGAAGAGATCGCCTATTGGGAAGAAGCGATCGCCTACTATAGTCAAGCCCATGAGTGGCTAAATGTGGGTCAAATGCTTACCCAACAAGCGCAAGCATACAACAGTTTGGGCAAACCCAATCAGGCAATGCTACTTTCACAAAGCGCTTTGCAGATTGCCCGTATTTACAACGATGATGGTTTAGAAGCGGCTGCTTTGGTGAGTAGAGGAGAGGCTTATCGACTGGAAGGCAACTACAAGCAAGCTATTACTGACTTACAATCTAGTATCAAAATTGCTGTAGAAATTCACAACTTAACATATCACGCTTCTGCTTTAAATAAACTTGGAAATACCTACATCAATCTAGCTCAGCTCGGTTATAGTCGTGCCAAATCAACTGCGGATGCAGGCGACCATGACGAAGCTGAAATTTGGAAAAAACAAGCTTTAGAAAATGATTTACTAGCTTTGCAATATTTCCAAAAAAGTTTGGAAATTGCGCGTCAACGCCAAGATAAACTAAGCGAAATTCGTCTACTAATCTCTTCTATTCCGCCTACACATCGCATCAAAAAATCACACTTAGTTACAACCAAATTGCAACTAGCTTTATTACTACTAGAACGTTTACCAAATTCTCCCTCAAAAGTCTATGCAGCTATTCAATTAGCTCATTTTTTACAATCTTTGCCTTCTAAAGCAACTTTCTCCTTAACTGAATGTCCAACACCTCAAAGAGAATCACAAGCTTTAGATTTACTCAATCGGGCAGTCTCCATCGCTCAAGACTTGCAAGACGATCGCGCCTTATCTTTTGCTTTTGGTTATCTTGGTCATATTTATGAGTGTCGTCAAGATTATAAACAAGCACTAAAATTAACTCACCAAGCGCAACAGGCTGCTGAAAAACAATTGAATACTCAAGATAGCTTCTATTTGTGGGATTGGCAAGTTGGAAGAATTTTGAGAGCACAAAATCGTGTTGATGAGGCGATCGCAGCTTATGAGCAAGCAGTTGCTAACCTAGAAAATATCCATACTCAGATTGTGGTTGCTAATCCAGACTTGCAACCTGACCCTCGCGATACTTTAGAACGTATTTATCGCGAGTTAATAGCCTTAAAGTTAAGTGTGGACAATCCTGAAACTGCATCCAGTCATCTTAATTCTGCGATCGCTAGCCTTGATGCTCTAAAACTTGCAGAACTGCGAAATTACTTCCGCAACGATTTTGTTGTTAGAACAGTTAATCAAGACAAAGCTAATTTATTAGGCTCTAACACACTGACAGCAGTGTTTTGGTCAATTATCTTTGAAGACCGTACCGCCATAATTGTTTGTCTTCCTAATGGCGAAGTCAAATTGAAGTGGATAAACCTTAATAATCAAAGCTTGAAAGATGAAATTAACAAATTTCGCATTGGACTGGAGAGACGTAGTGACATCATTTACAATCGCCGGGAAGCACAGAAGCTATACGACTGGATTGTTCGTCCTTTCACAGATGATTTAGATTCATTGCAGGTCAAAACCCTGGTTTTCATTCCAGATGGTATTCTCCGTAGTGTACCAATGGCGGCACTACATGATGGGAAACGCTTTTTAATCGAGAAATATGCGATCGCATCTACTCCTAGTATGAGTTTGACAGATCCATTCAAAGCCAAGCCTGAAAAGTTACGAGCTCTGGCTGTAGGATTAACTGAAGATGCGATGGTGGATGGTCGGGAATATCAGGCTTTAACCAACGTCAAACAGGAAATTAATCAAGTTTTGACGCTCATCCCTGGTAGCAAACAATTGTTAGATAGAAATTTTACCCGCGATCGCCTGCAAGCAGAACTCCAGCAGACTGTTTATCCGATTATTCACATCGCCACTCACGGTGAATTTGGCATTGTTCCCGAAGATACCTTTCTCGTTACTGGCAATAATCACAAACTCACGATTAACGACTTGTATAGTATTGTTAACAATGCAGTTAGCAATGTGAATTCAGTTGATTTACTCTCACTGACTGCTTGTGAAACTGCCCGTGGAGATGACCGCGCTACTCTTGGTCTAGCTAGTGTAGCGGTAGTAGCTGGCGTGAAAAGTACTCTTGCTTCTTTATGGTCGGTTAACGATGCAGCAACCGTCATTCTAGTTACGAAATTTTATGAATATTGGCACAATCAGGGAGCCAGTAAAGCTGAGGCTTTGCAAAGGGCACAGCAGGAATTAATTGCTTTAGGAAAAAAATATGCTCATCCTTACTACTGGGCACCGTTCATTCTTTTGGGTAATTGGCTTTAG